In one window of Echeneis naucrates chromosome 17, fEcheNa1.1, whole genome shotgun sequence DNA:
- the apol1 gene encoding apolipoprotein L1 isoform X5, whose amino-acid sequence MDRYGDLDLDLDCDGGGVSQKAALFGGMFKKSSKSTEPFDQAQDNLSANGELSKSSDSLADNNTKDKGGVFKGIFKKTHKSSKEDQTQSSHSLQNSELSASSDSLTDNSKSSKEKSGVLAGIRKWGHVRRPSQDLLDDKLSASDDSLSENANTKESGGVFSGMFKKSPKPFGARTQSQDDLSAPAEFNGNTKESGGVFSGILKKSPKPPRQKAEFQDDVSASKSLSGSNDSLSENNTKEKGGLLSGVFRKKGAKSQSQDDLSTEGELFASTDNLTEKSSKGGVAAKLLKNPFASSSQEKDKAEHSGDSNESSSSTDKPKVKQSGFGAMMKNTFSPDRQQEKNADTDGEETLDNGEGQPSHKQNKLAGAMTKLNPFRSAYKSEKQTGSDDEDPPAYSDKSSGNKQNAMIGAMTKLNPFRSANKKDPEDTETLKENDKQVEEKPKPEMKRTSTYDKAKLRGTDDNQDKKEKPAETPAVPPRPSEEEINRGATRALKKNNNHQQGQSDDEGPKEDKSTEAKEGDKMNPPESKTTKKKHKHNPFMSRAAAKAASDDEELKDDDESKEEKNDEEGKSKGEETKVKKPKRHNPFMPRVKAKVIRRPTDDDAAGNPAENEGGNRSLFDQLEDLRIDSSQPEDDQDLDLMEWWNTVEPWENTPQDDDMTEKEEAKAFALTAEKVQKGIRVFNKLFSERAESLWQHVIDLNSIADGLDKFNKNTKIAQITGGSTSAIGGVATITGLALAPVTLGTSLIVTAVGLGVAAAGGLTSAGAGISNQVNNSMDRKKVERIVEDYQEKILDLNKCLKFIKQGIENLRKFDLLKMKNHAYNRDFPALTSSFYEDGAMAGKAILINANEIMRVVQIANVAGSTAARAVQIASMATGVLTGLFVGMDIYFVAKDSKELKKGAKSEFAAKIREVATQLHDGLVELNSIREELQSTTGGSDGNTDSAHLDDDKKENNDKYDDDSEEDEIDRIKKAIKKDIESREYV is encoded by the exons ATG GACCGGTACggggacctggacctggacctggactgtgaTGGAGGAGGCGTCTCG CAAAAAGCAGCACTATTTGGTGGGATGTTCAAAAAATCCTCTAAGTCCACGGAGCCATTTGACCAAGCGCAG GACAATTTGTCAGCCAATGGTGAACTTTCAAAGAGCAGTGACAGTCTGGCAGACAATAACACCAAG GACAAAGGAGGTGTGTTTAAAGGAATATTTAAGAAGACCCACAAATCTTCCAAAGAGGATCAAACACAG tCCAGCCACTCATTACAAAATTCTGAACTCTCTGCAAGTAGCGACAGCTTAACAGACAATAGCAAGTCCTCAAAG GAAAAATCAGGTGTGCTGGCTGGTATTCGGAAATGGGGACATGTCAGGAGGCCTTCACAG GATCTTTTGGACGATAAGCTCTCAGCCAGTGATGACAGTCTCTCTGAGAACGCCAACACTAAG GAGTCCGGAGGggtgttcagtgggatgtttAAAAAATCCCCCAAACCATTTGGAGCAAGAACGCAATCACAG GACGATTTGTCTGCACCCGCTGAGTTTAATGGCAACACTAAG GAGTCAGGTGGGGTGTTCAGTGGAATACTTAAGAAGTCCCCAAAGCCCCCCAGACAGAAGGCAGAATTTCAG GATGATGTGTCTGCATCCAAATCGCTCTCAGGCAGCAATGACAGTCtctctgaaaacaacacaaag GAGAAAGGAGGACTTCTGAGTGgtgtgttcagaaaaaaagGTGCCAAATCTCAATCTCAG GATGATTTGTCCACGGAAGGTGAACTCTTTGCAAGCACTGACAATCTAACAGAGAAATCTTCAAAG GGTGGAGTCGCAGCAAAACTTCTAAAGAATCCTTTTGCGTCCTCCTCTCag GAAAAGGACAAGGCCGAACACTCTGGAGACTCAAATGAAAGCAGCTCCTCCACAGACAAGCCCAAAGTGAAGCAG aGCGGCTTTGGTGCAATGATGAAAAACACGTTCTCCCCTGACAGACAG CAGGAGAAGAATGCAGACACTGATGGTGAGGAGACACTGGACAATGGAGAGGGCCAGCCAAGTCACAAACAG AATAAGCTTGCTGGAGCAATGACGAAACTGAATCCATTTCGATCAGCATACAAA AGTGAGAAGCAAACAGGCTCCGATGACGAGGATCCTCCAGCATACAGCGACAAGTCCTCAGGAAACAAGCAG AACGCCATGATTGGAGCCATGACCAAACTGAATCCATTCCGCTCTGCAAATAAA AAAGACCCTGAAGACACAGAGACGCTGAAGGAGAATGACAAGCAAGTGGAAGAAAAACCGAAACCG GAGATGAAAAGGACTTCTACATATGACAAAGCAAAACTAAGAGGAACGGACGATAATCAG gataaaaaagaaaagcctgcTGAGACTCCAGCAGTTCCTCCCAGACCATCAGAAGAG GAGATTAACAGAGGAGCGACCCGTGCtctgaaaaagaacaacaaccaTCAG CAGGGCCAGTCAGATGATGAAGGACCTAAAGAAGACAAATCTACTGAGGCCAAAGAAGGAGACAAGATGAACCCCCCAGAGAGCAAAACT AccaagaagaaacacaagcacaacCCGTTTATGTCACGTGCTGCAGCCAAG gCTGCTTCTGATGATGAAGAActgaaagatgatgatgaatccAAAGAGGAAAAGAATGACGAGGAGGGCAAGAgcaaaggagaggag acCAAAGTCAAGAAACCGAAGCGGCACAACCCCTTTATGCCACGGGTCAAG gcCAAAGTGATTCGGAGGCCTACAGATGACGATGCTGCAGGAAACCCAGCAGAG AATGAAGGAGGAAACAGATCTTTGTTTGACCAACTGGAGGACCTTCGTATCGACTCCTCACAGCCTGAAGATGACCAG GATTTGGATCTTatggagtggtggaacactgtGGAGC CATGGGAAAATACTCCTCAGGATGAtgacatgacagaaaaagaagaggcCAA GGCTTTTGCTCTGACAGCTGAAAAGGTGCAGAAGGGAATTCGCGTCTTTAACAAATTGTTCTCAGAGCGAGCAGAGTCCCTCTGGCAGCACGTCATCGACCTCAACAGCATTGCCGACGGCCTGGACAAATtcaacaagaacacaaagatCGCCCAAATCACCGGAGGCTCCACCAGCGCCATTGGTGGGGTCGCCACCATCACGGGCCTCGCTCTGGCCCCGGTCACTCTGGGCACCTCTTTGATTGTAACGGCGGTGGGATTAGGTGTCGCCGCGGCCGGCGGCCTGACATCAGCAGGCGCCGGCATCTCCAACCAGGTCAATAATTCAATGGATCGAAAGAAGGTGGAGAGGATCGTGGAGGACTACCAGGAGAAGATACTGGACTTGAACAAGTGCCTGAAGTTCATCAAGCAGGGTATTGAAAACCTGCGCAAATTTGACctgctgaagatgaaaaatCACGCGTATAACCGGGACTTCCCTGCGCTCACGAGTAGTTTCTATGAAGACGGTGCCATGGCAGGAAAAGCAATTCTCATCAACGCCAACGAGATCATGCGTGTGGTTCAGATCGCCAATGTGGCCGGCAGCACGGCGGCCAGAGCGGTGCAGATAGCCAGCATGGCTACCGGTGTCCTCACCGGACTCTTTGTGGGCATGGACATCTACTTTGTGGCTAAAGActccaaagagctgaagaaaGGGGCCAAATCTGAGTTCGCTGCCAAAATCAGGGAGGTGGCCACACAACTGCACGACGGTCTGGTGGAGCTCAACTCCATACGAGAGGAGCTGCAGTCCACCACAGGAGGGAGCGACGGAAACACCGACTCAGCTCATTTGGACGATGACAAGAAGGAGAACAATGATAAATACGACGATGACTCGGAAGAGGATGAAATCGACAGAATCAAAAAAGCCATCAAAAAGGACATTGAGAGCCGAGAATACGTTTGA
- the apol1 gene encoding apolipoprotein L1 isoform X3 — translation MDRYGDLDLDLDCDGGGVSQKAALFGGMFKKSSKSTEPFDQAQDNLSANGELSKSSDSLADNNTKDKGGVFKGIFKKTHKSSKEDQTQSSHSLQNSELSASSDSLTDNSKSSKEKSGVLAGIRKWGHVRRPSQDLLDDKLSASDDSLSENANTKESGGVFSGMFKKSPKPFGARTQSQDDLSAPAEFNGNTKESGGVFSGILKKSPKPPRQKAEFQDDVSASKSLSGSNDSLSENNTKEKGGLLSGVFRKKGAKSQSQDDLSTEGELFASTDNLTEKSSKGGVAAKLLKNPFASSSQEKDKAEHSGDSNESSSSTDKPKVKQSGFGAMMKNTFSPDRQQEKNADTDGEETLDNGEGQPSHKQNKLAGAMTKLNPFRSAYKSEKQTGSDDEDPPAYSDKSSGNKQNAMIGAMTKLNPFRSANKKDPEDTETLKENDKQVEEKPKPVKRNVIQQERKEKGETPFIPARPTEEEMKRTSTYDKAKLRGTDDNQDKKEKPAETPAVPPRPSEEEINRGATRALKKNNNHQGQSDDEGPKEDKSTEAKEGDKMNPPESKTTKKKHKHNPFMSRAAAKAASDDEELKDDDESKEEKNDEEGKSKGEETKVKKPKRHNPFMPRVKAKVIRRPTDDDAAGNPAENEGGNRSLFDQLEDLRIDSSQPEDDQDLDLMEWWNTVEPWENTPQDDDMTEKEEAKAFALTAEKVQKGIRVFNKLFSERAESLWQHVIDLNSIADGLDKFNKNTKIAQITGGSTSAIGGVATITGLALAPVTLGTSLIVTAVGLGVAAAGGLTSAGAGISNQVNNSMDRKKVERIVEDYQEKILDLNKCLKFIKQGIENLRKFDLLKMKNHAYNRDFPALTSSFYEDGAMAGKAILINANEIMRVVQIANVAGSTAARAVQIASMATGVLTGLFVGMDIYFVAKDSKELKKGAKSEFAAKIREVATQLHDGLVELNSIREELQSTTGGSDGNTDSAHLDDDKKENNDKYDDDSEEDEIDRIKKAIKKDIESREYV, via the exons ATG GACCGGTACggggacctggacctggacctggactgtgaTGGAGGAGGCGTCTCG CAAAAAGCAGCACTATTTGGTGGGATGTTCAAAAAATCCTCTAAGTCCACGGAGCCATTTGACCAAGCGCAG GACAATTTGTCAGCCAATGGTGAACTTTCAAAGAGCAGTGACAGTCTGGCAGACAATAACACCAAG GACAAAGGAGGTGTGTTTAAAGGAATATTTAAGAAGACCCACAAATCTTCCAAAGAGGATCAAACACAG tCCAGCCACTCATTACAAAATTCTGAACTCTCTGCAAGTAGCGACAGCTTAACAGACAATAGCAAGTCCTCAAAG GAAAAATCAGGTGTGCTGGCTGGTATTCGGAAATGGGGACATGTCAGGAGGCCTTCACAG GATCTTTTGGACGATAAGCTCTCAGCCAGTGATGACAGTCTCTCTGAGAACGCCAACACTAAG GAGTCCGGAGGggtgttcagtgggatgtttAAAAAATCCCCCAAACCATTTGGAGCAAGAACGCAATCACAG GACGATTTGTCTGCACCCGCTGAGTTTAATGGCAACACTAAG GAGTCAGGTGGGGTGTTCAGTGGAATACTTAAGAAGTCCCCAAAGCCCCCCAGACAGAAGGCAGAATTTCAG GATGATGTGTCTGCATCCAAATCGCTCTCAGGCAGCAATGACAGTCtctctgaaaacaacacaaag GAGAAAGGAGGACTTCTGAGTGgtgtgttcagaaaaaaagGTGCCAAATCTCAATCTCAG GATGATTTGTCCACGGAAGGTGAACTCTTTGCAAGCACTGACAATCTAACAGAGAAATCTTCAAAG GGTGGAGTCGCAGCAAAACTTCTAAAGAATCCTTTTGCGTCCTCCTCTCag GAAAAGGACAAGGCCGAACACTCTGGAGACTCAAATGAAAGCAGCTCCTCCACAGACAAGCCCAAAGTGAAGCAG aGCGGCTTTGGTGCAATGATGAAAAACACGTTCTCCCCTGACAGACAG CAGGAGAAGAATGCAGACACTGATGGTGAGGAGACACTGGACAATGGAGAGGGCCAGCCAAGTCACAAACAG AATAAGCTTGCTGGAGCAATGACGAAACTGAATCCATTTCGATCAGCATACAAA AGTGAGAAGCAAACAGGCTCCGATGACGAGGATCCTCCAGCATACAGCGACAAGTCCTCAGGAAACAAGCAG AACGCCATGATTGGAGCCATGACCAAACTGAATCCATTCCGCTCTGCAAATAAA AAAGACCCTGAAGACACAGAGACGCTGAAGGAGAATGACAAGCAAGTGGAAGAAAAACCGAAACCG GTCAAACGCAACGTGATTCAgcaagaaaggaaggaaaagggtGAAACTCCATTTATCCCAGCCAGACCAACAGAAGAG GAGATGAAAAGGACTTCTACATATGACAAAGCAAAACTAAGAGGAACGGACGATAATCAG gataaaaaagaaaagcctgcTGAGACTCCAGCAGTTCCTCCCAGACCATCAGAAGAG GAGATTAACAGAGGAGCGACCCGTGCtctgaaaaagaacaacaaccaTCAG GGCCAGTCAGATGATGAAGGACCTAAAGAAGACAAATCTACTGAGGCCAAAGAAGGAGACAAGATGAACCCCCCAGAGAGCAAAACT AccaagaagaaacacaagcacaacCCGTTTATGTCACGTGCTGCAGCCAAG gCTGCTTCTGATGATGAAGAActgaaagatgatgatgaatccAAAGAGGAAAAGAATGACGAGGAGGGCAAGAgcaaaggagaggag acCAAAGTCAAGAAACCGAAGCGGCACAACCCCTTTATGCCACGGGTCAAG gcCAAAGTGATTCGGAGGCCTACAGATGACGATGCTGCAGGAAACCCAGCAGAG AATGAAGGAGGAAACAGATCTTTGTTTGACCAACTGGAGGACCTTCGTATCGACTCCTCACAGCCTGAAGATGACCAG GATTTGGATCTTatggagtggtggaacactgtGGAGC CATGGGAAAATACTCCTCAGGATGAtgacatgacagaaaaagaagaggcCAA GGCTTTTGCTCTGACAGCTGAAAAGGTGCAGAAGGGAATTCGCGTCTTTAACAAATTGTTCTCAGAGCGAGCAGAGTCCCTCTGGCAGCACGTCATCGACCTCAACAGCATTGCCGACGGCCTGGACAAATtcaacaagaacacaaagatCGCCCAAATCACCGGAGGCTCCACCAGCGCCATTGGTGGGGTCGCCACCATCACGGGCCTCGCTCTGGCCCCGGTCACTCTGGGCACCTCTTTGATTGTAACGGCGGTGGGATTAGGTGTCGCCGCGGCCGGCGGCCTGACATCAGCAGGCGCCGGCATCTCCAACCAGGTCAATAATTCAATGGATCGAAAGAAGGTGGAGAGGATCGTGGAGGACTACCAGGAGAAGATACTGGACTTGAACAAGTGCCTGAAGTTCATCAAGCAGGGTATTGAAAACCTGCGCAAATTTGACctgctgaagatgaaaaatCACGCGTATAACCGGGACTTCCCTGCGCTCACGAGTAGTTTCTATGAAGACGGTGCCATGGCAGGAAAAGCAATTCTCATCAACGCCAACGAGATCATGCGTGTGGTTCAGATCGCCAATGTGGCCGGCAGCACGGCGGCCAGAGCGGTGCAGATAGCCAGCATGGCTACCGGTGTCCTCACCGGACTCTTTGTGGGCATGGACATCTACTTTGTGGCTAAAGActccaaagagctgaagaaaGGGGCCAAATCTGAGTTCGCTGCCAAAATCAGGGAGGTGGCCACACAACTGCACGACGGTCTGGTGGAGCTCAACTCCATACGAGAGGAGCTGCAGTCCACCACAGGAGGGAGCGACGGAAACACCGACTCAGCTCATTTGGACGATGACAAGAAGGAGAACAATGATAAATACGACGATGACTCGGAAGAGGATGAAATCGACAGAATCAAAAAAGCCATCAAAAAGGACATTGAGAGCCGAGAATACGTTTGA
- the apol1 gene encoding apolipoprotein L1 isoform X1, translated as MDRYGDLDLDLDCDGGGVSQKAALFGGMFKKSSKSTEPFDQAQDNLSANGELSKSSDSLADNNTKDKGGVFKGIFKKTHKSSKEDQTQSSHSLQNSELSASSDSLTDNSKSSKEKSGVLAGIRKWGHVRRPSQDLLDDKLSASDDSLSENANTKESGGVFSGMFKKSPKPFGARTQSQDDLSAPAEFNGNTKESGGVFSGILKKSPKPPRQKAEFQDDVSASKSLSGSNDSLSENNTKEKGGLLSGVFRKKGAKSQSQDDLSTEGELFASTDNLTEKSSKGGVAAKLLKNPFASSSQEKDKAEHSGDSNESSSSTDKPKVKQSGFGAMMKNTFSPDRQQEKNADTDGEETLDNGEGQPSHKQNKLAGAMTKLNPFRSAYKSEKQTGSDDEDPPAYSDKSSGNKQNAMIGAMTKLNPFRSANKKDPEDTETLKENDKQVEEKPKPVKRNVIQQERKEKGETPFIPARPTEEEMKRTSTYDKAKLRGTDDNQDKKEKPAETPAVPPRPSEEEINRGATRALKKNNNHQQGQSDDEGPKEDKSTEAKEGDKMNPPESKTTKKKHKHNPFMSRAAAKAASDDEELKDDDESKEEKNDEEGKSKGEETKVKKPKRHNPFMPRVKAKVIRRPTDDDAAGNPAENEGGNRSLFDQLEDLRIDSSQPEDDQDLDLMEWWNTVEPWENTPQDDDMTEKEEAKAFALTAEKVQKGIRVFNKLFSERAESLWQHVIDLNSIADGLDKFNKNTKIAQITGGSTSAIGGVATITGLALAPVTLGTSLIVTAVGLGVAAAGGLTSAGAGISNQVNNSMDRKKVERIVEDYQEKILDLNKCLKFIKQGIENLRKFDLLKMKNHAYNRDFPALTSSFYEDGAMAGKAILINANEIMRVVQIANVAGSTAARAVQIASMATGVLTGLFVGMDIYFVAKDSKELKKGAKSEFAAKIREVATQLHDGLVELNSIREELQSTTGGSDGNTDSAHLDDDKKENNDKYDDDSEEDEIDRIKKAIKKDIESREYV; from the exons ATG GACCGGTACggggacctggacctggacctggactgtgaTGGAGGAGGCGTCTCG CAAAAAGCAGCACTATTTGGTGGGATGTTCAAAAAATCCTCTAAGTCCACGGAGCCATTTGACCAAGCGCAG GACAATTTGTCAGCCAATGGTGAACTTTCAAAGAGCAGTGACAGTCTGGCAGACAATAACACCAAG GACAAAGGAGGTGTGTTTAAAGGAATATTTAAGAAGACCCACAAATCTTCCAAAGAGGATCAAACACAG tCCAGCCACTCATTACAAAATTCTGAACTCTCTGCAAGTAGCGACAGCTTAACAGACAATAGCAAGTCCTCAAAG GAAAAATCAGGTGTGCTGGCTGGTATTCGGAAATGGGGACATGTCAGGAGGCCTTCACAG GATCTTTTGGACGATAAGCTCTCAGCCAGTGATGACAGTCTCTCTGAGAACGCCAACACTAAG GAGTCCGGAGGggtgttcagtgggatgtttAAAAAATCCCCCAAACCATTTGGAGCAAGAACGCAATCACAG GACGATTTGTCTGCACCCGCTGAGTTTAATGGCAACACTAAG GAGTCAGGTGGGGTGTTCAGTGGAATACTTAAGAAGTCCCCAAAGCCCCCCAGACAGAAGGCAGAATTTCAG GATGATGTGTCTGCATCCAAATCGCTCTCAGGCAGCAATGACAGTCtctctgaaaacaacacaaag GAGAAAGGAGGACTTCTGAGTGgtgtgttcagaaaaaaagGTGCCAAATCTCAATCTCAG GATGATTTGTCCACGGAAGGTGAACTCTTTGCAAGCACTGACAATCTAACAGAGAAATCTTCAAAG GGTGGAGTCGCAGCAAAACTTCTAAAGAATCCTTTTGCGTCCTCCTCTCag GAAAAGGACAAGGCCGAACACTCTGGAGACTCAAATGAAAGCAGCTCCTCCACAGACAAGCCCAAAGTGAAGCAG aGCGGCTTTGGTGCAATGATGAAAAACACGTTCTCCCCTGACAGACAG CAGGAGAAGAATGCAGACACTGATGGTGAGGAGACACTGGACAATGGAGAGGGCCAGCCAAGTCACAAACAG AATAAGCTTGCTGGAGCAATGACGAAACTGAATCCATTTCGATCAGCATACAAA AGTGAGAAGCAAACAGGCTCCGATGACGAGGATCCTCCAGCATACAGCGACAAGTCCTCAGGAAACAAGCAG AACGCCATGATTGGAGCCATGACCAAACTGAATCCATTCCGCTCTGCAAATAAA AAAGACCCTGAAGACACAGAGACGCTGAAGGAGAATGACAAGCAAGTGGAAGAAAAACCGAAACCG GTCAAACGCAACGTGATTCAgcaagaaaggaaggaaaagggtGAAACTCCATTTATCCCAGCCAGACCAACAGAAGAG GAGATGAAAAGGACTTCTACATATGACAAAGCAAAACTAAGAGGAACGGACGATAATCAG gataaaaaagaaaagcctgcTGAGACTCCAGCAGTTCCTCCCAGACCATCAGAAGAG GAGATTAACAGAGGAGCGACCCGTGCtctgaaaaagaacaacaaccaTCAG CAGGGCCAGTCAGATGATGAAGGACCTAAAGAAGACAAATCTACTGAGGCCAAAGAAGGAGACAAGATGAACCCCCCAGAGAGCAAAACT AccaagaagaaacacaagcacaacCCGTTTATGTCACGTGCTGCAGCCAAG gCTGCTTCTGATGATGAAGAActgaaagatgatgatgaatccAAAGAGGAAAAGAATGACGAGGAGGGCAAGAgcaaaggagaggag acCAAAGTCAAGAAACCGAAGCGGCACAACCCCTTTATGCCACGGGTCAAG gcCAAAGTGATTCGGAGGCCTACAGATGACGATGCTGCAGGAAACCCAGCAGAG AATGAAGGAGGAAACAGATCTTTGTTTGACCAACTGGAGGACCTTCGTATCGACTCCTCACAGCCTGAAGATGACCAG GATTTGGATCTTatggagtggtggaacactgtGGAGC CATGGGAAAATACTCCTCAGGATGAtgacatgacagaaaaagaagaggcCAA GGCTTTTGCTCTGACAGCTGAAAAGGTGCAGAAGGGAATTCGCGTCTTTAACAAATTGTTCTCAGAGCGAGCAGAGTCCCTCTGGCAGCACGTCATCGACCTCAACAGCATTGCCGACGGCCTGGACAAATtcaacaagaacacaaagatCGCCCAAATCACCGGAGGCTCCACCAGCGCCATTGGTGGGGTCGCCACCATCACGGGCCTCGCTCTGGCCCCGGTCACTCTGGGCACCTCTTTGATTGTAACGGCGGTGGGATTAGGTGTCGCCGCGGCCGGCGGCCTGACATCAGCAGGCGCCGGCATCTCCAACCAGGTCAATAATTCAATGGATCGAAAGAAGGTGGAGAGGATCGTGGAGGACTACCAGGAGAAGATACTGGACTTGAACAAGTGCCTGAAGTTCATCAAGCAGGGTATTGAAAACCTGCGCAAATTTGACctgctgaagatgaaaaatCACGCGTATAACCGGGACTTCCCTGCGCTCACGAGTAGTTTCTATGAAGACGGTGCCATGGCAGGAAAAGCAATTCTCATCAACGCCAACGAGATCATGCGTGTGGTTCAGATCGCCAATGTGGCCGGCAGCACGGCGGCCAGAGCGGTGCAGATAGCCAGCATGGCTACCGGTGTCCTCACCGGACTCTTTGTGGGCATGGACATCTACTTTGTGGCTAAAGActccaaagagctgaagaaaGGGGCCAAATCTGAGTTCGCTGCCAAAATCAGGGAGGTGGCCACACAACTGCACGACGGTCTGGTGGAGCTCAACTCCATACGAGAGGAGCTGCAGTCCACCACAGGAGGGAGCGACGGAAACACCGACTCAGCTCATTTGGACGATGACAAGAAGGAGAACAATGATAAATACGACGATGACTCGGAAGAGGATGAAATCGACAGAATCAAAAAAGCCATCAAAAAGGACATTGAGAGCCGAGAATACGTTTGA